A region from the Alnus glutinosa chromosome 5, dhAlnGlut1.1, whole genome shotgun sequence genome encodes:
- the LOC133869356 gene encoding uncharacterized protein LOC133869356, with protein sequence MGFKKNRWMFFKRLRRETWRWNFLGSAFKWRRMNLLQMSFLDDVIFRILSVFEAIVLVATLCFFYLCCGCHF encoded by the coding sequence ATGGGGTTCAAGAAGAATCGGTGGATGTTCTTCAAGAGGCTGAGGAGGGAGACGTGGAGGTGGAACTTCCTCGGGTCTGCGTTCAAGTGGAGGAGGATGAATCTGTTACAGATGTCTTTTTTAGACGACGTGATTTTCAGGATTTTGTCCGTGTTTGAGGCTATTGTGCTCGTTGCCACGCTGTGTTTCTTCTATCTCTGTTGCGGCTGCCATTTTTGA
- the LOC133867697 gene encoding agamous-like MADS-box protein AGL29 → MGRRKIEMEMVKDSSSRQVTFSKRRTGLFKKGNELATLCGAEVAMVVFSPGGKPYSFGHPSVESVSDRFRNQDQKPINGDVGSSMDAKVDKLNRQLIDLLKQVQAEKKRGEMLEKAMKAKGQPKCKAPIKELSLEELEKLKGSLEELRENVKARVSEMEASSSLLLLAKKPTKEADNLASSY, encoded by the coding sequence ATGGGGCGGCGAAAAATCGAGATGGAGATGGTGAAGGACAGCAGCTCCAGGCAGGTCACCTTCTCCAAGCGCCGGACCGGCCTTTTCAAGAAAGGAAACGAGCTTGCTACTTTGTGCGGTGCAGAAGTTGCCATGGTTGTCTTTTCCCCAGGAGGCAAGCCGTACTCATTCGGCCATCCAAGTGTTGAGTCAGTTTCAGACAGATTTCGAAATCAGGACCAAAAACCAATTAATGGCGACGTCGGTTCTTCAATGGATGCAAAGGTGGATAAGCTTAATAGGCAACTTATTGACTTGCTTAAGCAGGTCCAAGCTGAAAAGAAGAGGGGAGAGATGCTCGAGAAGGCAATGAAAGCAAAAGGGCAACCAAAATGTAAAGCGCCGATCAAAGAGCTCAGCTTGGAGGAGCTTGAAAAGTTGAAGGGATCACTGGAGGAGCTTCGTGAAAATGTAAAAGCACGAGTCAGTGAGATGGAGGCATCTTCTTCGTTGCTTCTCCTGGCAAAGAAACCTACCAAAGAGGCAGATAATTTAGCCAGTAGTTACTAA